CTAACCGACGCAGTGGTGGCCAACGTCTCGGCTGAGGGTGTTTGTACCTTTGGCGACCTGAAACTAGATGCTGCCGCCGCCAAGTGCATTGCCGATCGCAATGCTCTGGTGGTCAAACAGTCTTCGGACTTGCCCGACGCTGTCGCGTCAGCGGTCTTCATCCCCGTTTTTGTGGAACAACGCATCACGTCACTGGTGATGTTGATGTCCCGCGATCAGATGCCCGCGGATTCGGAGGTTCCCGAGCCCGTCGGTGTGTTTGAAGTTTGGGAACCTGTGGGGCCGTACGAAGAAGTGGCGCTGTCCGGCGGTTACTACGGAAAAATGGAGCGATTTGAGAACGTCAGTTCATTCGTTCGTTTCGAACGCGGTACCGGTTTGCCCGGTCAGGTTTGGGAAAAACTGACTGCGGTCATCCACGACGATCTGGGGAATCACCCGGGGTTCCTGCGGGCCGCTGGTGCATCGGCCGACCTGCTTCAAACCGCGGTCGGCATCCCGGTGGTGGATCAAGACTTTGTATCCAGTGTCGTGTTGATCAGTTCCCATCGGTCGCCGATCTTTCGTGGTGTCGAAGTATGGCAAGCGGCGTCCGACGGATTTGACTTACTAGGTGGTGCATACGCTGACTTTCCCGATTCCATGCGGTTGAACCCTCCCGTACGTATCGCGACTGATGAAGGATGGCCCAAATTGTTGTCCGATGCGAAGGCGGCGGTTTCGAGCCTGGATGCTGGAGTGATTTATCCAGGGCGTGATGTGGGGGCTAGTGAAGGGCTACCGGATTCTGCAATCGCGATCCCTCGGTTCGACGGACAAGCACTTCACAGCTTTATCGTCTTGATGTTTTAAGGTTGCCGTCCACTATGCACGCGACAGACGTCACGACTGAATCAGAAACAGCCGGCGAATCAACGTTTGATTTGGTTGATCTGTTGTTGGAGGAGCAACAGCAGTTGTCTGCGGTCGAACTGTTTGCACGCCAAAAAGAAAGTGGGCACTGTGAATTGCCCGCCGACCGTGCTCCAGATCAAGCAAAGTACTATCGGTCATTGCTACCTGCGTCGTCGCCCACGCCTGAGCAGCAGTTCGCTTTCGAGGTGGACTTAGACGCCTGCAGCGGTTGTAAAGCGTGCGTTGTCGCCTGCCACACATTGAACGGTCTTGAGGAAGATGAGACTTGGCGATCGGTGGGTGGTGTGATTGCAGCCGAATCGGCACCGGCGTCCGGTGCGGCGACCGACGGTTTGCCGATCGCCATTGGTGTACGTCACGTCACGACCGCGTGCCATCATTGCGAAGATCCCGGGTGTTTGAACGGTTGTCCTGTCAAAGCCTATGACAAAGATCCCGTAACAGGGATTGTTCGTCACTTGGACGATCAGTGCATCGGTTGCAAGTACTGCACGATGATGTGTCCATACGAAGTTCCCAAATACAGCAAGCGTTTGGGAATCGTTCGTAAATGTGACATGTGTTACAACCGGTTGGCGGTGGGCGAAGCGCCTGCATGTGTGCAGTCTTGCCCCAACGAAGCGATCGAGATACGTCTGGTCGATCGCAGCCTTACCGAAGCCGACCGAAAGGCGGCTGGTTCGCGAACGATGGTTGCAGGCGCTCCATCGTCGTCACTGACCCTTCCCACGACGCGGTATGTCAGTCAAGCGGAATGGAATGGTGCCGCGGCGATGGATTTGGGCATCGATGAAGTGTCCGAAAGCCACTGGCCGCTAGCGGCACTGCTGGTTGCAACACAGATCGGTGTCGGGATGGTGTTGTGGGACCGGGTTAGTGCCCTGATTAGTCTCGTTGCCGGCAATGATATTTCAGGTGGTGCAACGCCGGTTTTGGCTTTGGTTGCCTTGCTGGTCAGTGGGATCGGATTGAACTTGGCTCCGCTGCATTTGGGGCAACCACTTCGCGCGTGGAGAGTCTTTTTGGGATTGCGAACCAGTTGGCTTTCTCGTGAGGCCGTGGTGTTGGGGAAATTCGTCGGGGCACTCGCGTTGGCGTGTCTGTTGATAAGCTTGCCGTCGATCCAGGCCTGGTTGCCCGAGAGTATTAACGAATCCATCGAAAATTACATTCCAACGTGGGCCGGTTCGGCGCTTCTGTGGGCAAGTTTGCCATTGGGCGTTGTTGGGCTGTATTGCAGCGCGATGATTTACATCGCAACGGGCCGGATTTGGTGGCGATTTGACCGAACGATGGTTCGCTTCGCCGGCACCTTTATCGTCGTGGGATTGATTGGGACCTTGGCGGTTGCCGCATTGATGCAGCTTGTCCGGAATGACGCGGATGTCGAGGC
The DNA window shown above is from Crateriforma spongiae and carries:
- a CDS encoding GAF domain-containing protein, which produces MNQVATLSLPPHSFLTDAVVANVSAEGVCTFGDLKLDAAAAKCIADRNALVVKQSSDLPDAVASAVFIPVFVEQRITSLVMLMSRDQMPADSEVPEPVGVFEVWEPVGPYEEVALSGGYYGKMERFENVSSFVRFERGTGLPGQVWEKLTAVIHDDLGNHPGFLRAAGASADLLQTAVGIPVVDQDFVSSVVLISSHRSPIFRGVEVWQAASDGFDLLGGAYADFPDSMRLNPPVRIATDEGWPKLLSDAKAAVSSLDAGVIYPGRDVGASEGLPDSAIAIPRFDGQALHSFIVLMF
- a CDS encoding DmsC/YnfH family molybdoenzyme membrane anchor subunit, with product MHATDVTTESETAGESTFDLVDLLLEEQQQLSAVELFARQKESGHCELPADRAPDQAKYYRSLLPASSPTPEQQFAFEVDLDACSGCKACVVACHTLNGLEEDETWRSVGGVIAAESAPASGAATDGLPIAIGVRHVTTACHHCEDPGCLNGCPVKAYDKDPVTGIVRHLDDQCIGCKYCTMMCPYEVPKYSKRLGIVRKCDMCYNRLAVGEAPACVQSCPNEAIEIRLVDRSLTEADRKAAGSRTMVAGAPSSSLTLPTTRYVSQAEWNGAAAMDLGIDEVSESHWPLAALLVATQIGVGMVLWDRVSALISLVAGNDISGGATPVLALVALLVSGIGLNLAPLHLGQPLRAWRVFLGLRTSWLSREAVVLGKFVGALALACLLISLPSIQAWLPESINESIENYIPTWAGSALLWASLPLGVVGLYCSAMIYIATGRIWWRFDRTMVRFAGTFIVVGLIGTLAVAALMQLVRNDADVEASSLALMLGSIAALGLVTAKFVYEWRVQLAPSRSTDDAIDLRSRRLTIRSLSKLRGARILAFGISAASLLVATIVIVTADAPTPLVGMALGTALVAAAGGDMVERLLYFMAVVHDRMPGIHR